The genomic segment GGTCACAGCACAGGGCGGAAGCCCTGTGTTCTTTTTCTTGCGTTTCGAGACCCGCGCGTTGTTGCGCCCTCCCCGTACCGACTCTGGGGTTCGCCGGGGAACCGCTCCAACGGACACCGACCTCGCACTGACGGCTCGCGGCAGTACGCCGCCGCCAACTGACCCCTGACTCCTGATCCCTTACCCACGACATGGCGCGTAACACAGACCCCGTTTGCAAGATGTGTCGCCGGGAGCAGATGAAACTGTTCCTCAAGGGCGACCGGTGCTTCAGCCCGAAGTGCCCGATCGACCGGGAGGCGCTGCCGCCCGGTATGCACGGCGCCCGCCGCAGCAAGACCTCGGAATACGGCATCCGCCTCCGCGAGAAGCAGAAGCTCAAGCGGTTCTACGGCGTGCTGGAGGCGCAGTTCCGCCGCTACTACCAGCTCGCGACGCGGGCCGTCGGGAACACCGGCGAGCAGTTGCTCTCGATTCTGGAGCGCCGGCTCGATAACGTCGTCCACCGGCTCGGGTTCGCCATCAACCGCAACTCCGCCCGCCAGATGGTGGCCCACGGGCACATCCTGGTGAACGGCAAGAAGTGCGACATCCCGAGCATGCTGGTCAAGCCGGGCGACATCATCAAGGTGAAGACCCGCGACGGCAGCCTGAAAATGGCCCGCGAGACGCTCCAGAAGGGCGCCGTCCGCATCCCGGACTTCCTGGAACTGACCAACAACCAGGACGCCCCCGAGGGCCGCATGACCCGGATGCCCAGCCGCCAGGACGTCGACGAGCGCATCACGGACATCCGCGAGCAGCTCATCATCGAAATCGCCACCCGCTAACGCGGGAGTGGGCGGTGGGCAGTGAACAGTGGGCAGACCGCCCACTCACAGCCGACCGCCCGTGCGATGCAAGCATGTGGCGCGCGACCAGCCACCAGAGTGGTCAGTTGTTTGGTGCCTGACTGCCAACTACACACTGCCCACTGTCCACTTTTCACATCGCCGTCTGGTTCGCTCCCCGCCCGGGTCGCGGGTGCGGGAGCGGAAAACCGACGGCACAGGAGGATCGACCATGCGCGTTCGTTGGCGCGGGCTGGAGCTGCCGAGCCGGGTTCAGGCCGACCGTTCCACGCTCACCGACACCTACGGTAAGTTCCACGCCGAGCCCTTCGAGAAGGGCTTCGGTATGACCATCGGCAACAGCATCCGCCGCATCCTGCTGTCCAGCCTCGAGGGCAGCGCCATCACGCGGGTGAAGATCCAGGGCGTGCAGCACGAGATCTCCACGATCACCGGCGTCGTCGAGGACGTGACGGACATCATCCTGAACGTCAAGAGCCTG from the Frigoriglobus tundricola genome contains:
- the rpsD gene encoding 30S ribosomal protein S4, which gives rise to MARNTDPVCKMCRREQMKLFLKGDRCFSPKCPIDREALPPGMHGARRSKTSEYGIRLREKQKLKRFYGVLEAQFRRYYQLATRAVGNTGEQLLSILERRLDNVVHRLGFAINRNSARQMVAHGHILVNGKKCDIPSMLVKPGDIIKVKTRDGSLKMARETLQKGAVRIPDFLELTNNQDAPEGRMTRMPSRQDVDERITDIREQLIIEIATR